Proteins encoded by one window of Chloroflexota bacterium:
- a CDS encoding acetate--CoA ligase family protein, whose protein sequence is MTSPLEHFLNPKSAAIIGVSPNWSYINTIFKHFVALKKPGRVYPINPRYPDVDGVKCYHRLTDVPDDVELVLVAVPVRLVPDALEQCEQKKVKAINIITSGFAEIGGEEGDRRHKMMTDFVERTGIRIVGPNCYGNASAIYRFAGMPNTALMCQRAGRLSLAFQSGGIAISVISNCVDRYIDIAHVLSTGNEVDLDVADCVRYFAEDDNTQVVGCYVEQFRKPEAFLEAAELCAAARKPIVVLKSGRSEVGAKMAQAHTGALAGSDKIIDAMLRKYGVTRVYDFNEMIETMAIMHSKKLPKGRGVGALTNSGGENSVLVDLAEEIGVSFPPFSPDSAAIIREELYDYIAVSNPLDITGPGGTADMNVHEAALDGMGSDPSIHIILHNLGGNTKFDAASPSGKVILAAIQKYPDKVWLRSSKVAGTFRDKPLGMPDFAEPRADFEGVPFMQGTTNILKAVKHLIDYAEYQNRRAGIKPAPPVDAARQTKARALVKAAGGRALTESEGKQVLALYGIPVTKEGIAQSADEAARVAQAIGFPVVLKIVSPQIMHKTEAGGVVLNVKSADDAKTAFERITASCKKYNPQAELQGVSVQEMVGGGQEMILGMTRDPQFGPGVLVGLGGIFVEVLKDAALNIPPIDAEGAQAMIDSLRGKAILKGARGLKPSDVGALVQTLQDFSQLCVELKDDVKEIDINPFVVFENGKGAKALDCLIVPA, encoded by the coding sequence GTGACCAGTCCACTGGAGCATTTCCTGAATCCTAAATCGGCGGCCATCATTGGCGTGTCGCCGAACTGGAGCTACATCAACACCATCTTCAAGCATTTCGTCGCGCTGAAGAAGCCGGGCCGCGTGTATCCGATCAACCCGCGCTATCCGGACGTGGATGGCGTGAAGTGTTACCACCGCCTGACCGACGTGCCGGATGATGTCGAGTTGGTGCTGGTCGCCGTGCCGGTGCGCCTGGTGCCCGATGCGCTGGAACAGTGCGAGCAGAAGAAAGTCAAGGCGATCAACATCATCACGAGCGGGTTTGCCGAGATCGGCGGCGAGGAGGGCGATCGCCGCCACAAGATGATGACCGACTTCGTGGAACGCACCGGCATCCGCATTGTCGGGCCGAACTGCTACGGCAACGCGAGCGCGATCTACCGCTTCGCCGGCATGCCGAACACGGCGCTGATGTGCCAGCGCGCCGGGCGGCTGTCGCTGGCGTTCCAGAGCGGCGGCATCGCCATCTCGGTCATCAGCAACTGCGTCGATCGCTACATTGACATCGCGCACGTGCTGAGCACCGGCAACGAAGTCGATCTCGACGTCGCCGACTGCGTGCGCTATTTTGCCGAGGATGACAACACGCAGGTCGTTGGTTGCTATGTGGAGCAGTTCCGTAAGCCGGAGGCGTTCCTGGAGGCGGCCGAACTGTGCGCGGCGGCCAGAAAGCCGATCGTGGTGCTGAAGAGCGGCCGCTCGGAAGTCGGCGCCAAAATGGCGCAGGCGCACACCGGCGCGCTGGCCGGCTCCGACAAGATCATCGACGCGATGCTGCGCAAATACGGCGTCACGCGCGTGTACGACTTCAACGAGATGATCGAAACGATGGCGATCATGCACTCGAAGAAGCTGCCGAAGGGGCGCGGGGTTGGCGCACTGACCAACTCCGGCGGCGAGAACTCCGTGCTGGTGGACCTGGCGGAAGAAATCGGCGTGTCGTTCCCGCCGTTCTCGCCGGACAGCGCCGCCATCATCCGCGAAGAGTTGTACGATTACATCGCCGTCAGCAACCCGCTCGACATCACCGGGCCGGGCGGCACCGCCGACATGAACGTACATGAGGCGGCGCTCGACGGCATGGGCTCCGACCCGAGCATCCACATCATCCTGCACAACCTCGGCGGCAATACGAAGTTCGACGCGGCCAGCCCGTCGGGCAAGGTGATACTGGCCGCAATCCAGAAGTACCCGGACAAAGTCTGGCTGCGCTCGTCGAAGGTGGCGGGCACGTTCCGCGACAAACCGCTGGGGATGCCGGACTTTGCCGAGCCGCGCGCCGACTTCGAGGGCGTGCCGTTCATGCAGGGCACGACGAACATACTGAAGGCGGTCAAGCACCTGATCGACTACGCGGAGTACCAAAATCGCCGCGCGGGTATCAAGCCGGCCCCGCCGGTCGATGCCGCGCGCCAGACGAAAGCGCGCGCGCTGGTCAAGGCGGCCGGCGGACGCGCATTGACCGAGAGTGAGGGCAAGCAGGTGCTGGCCCTGTACGGCATCCCGGTCACGAAAGAAGGCATCGCGCAGAGCGCCGACGAGGCCGCGCGTGTGGCGCAAGCGATCGGCTTCCCGGTTGTGCTGAAGATCGTCTCGCCGCAGATCATGCACAAGACCGAGGCCGGCGGCGTGGTGCTGAACGTCAAAAGCGCAGACGATGCCAAAACCGCGTTTGAGCGCATCACGGCATCGTGCAAGAAGTACAACCCGCAGGCCGAACTGCAGGGCGTGTCGGTGCAGGAGATGGTCGGCGGCGGCCAGGAGATGATCCTCGGCATGACGCGCGACCCGCAGTTCGGGCCCGGCGTGCTCGTCGGGCTGGGCGGCATCTTCGTCGAGGTGCTCAAGGACGCGGCGCTGAATATCCCGCCGATTGACGCCGAGGGGGCGCAGGCGATGATCGACTCATTGCGCGGCAAGGCCATCCTCAAGGGCGCGCGCGGCCTGAAGCCATCGGACGTGGGCGCGCTGGTGCAGACGCTGCAGGACTTCTCGCAGTTATGCGTCGAGTTGAAGGACGACGTGAAAGAGATCGATATCAACCCGTTCGTTGTGTTCGAAAACGGCAAGGGCGCCAAGGCGCTCGACTGCCTGATCGTGCCGGCGTAA
- a CDS encoding pyridoxamine 5'-phosphate oxidase family protein, with protein MTNFSKEDRNRVVRKPERGQYDKSVIYPIIDEALICHVAFVVDGQPYVIPTLHARDGDDLLLHGASTSRLIEHAGAGNPLCVAITHMDALVLARSIFNHSVNYRSAVLFGRGQLVESPEEKNRALEAFTERLMPGRWYDAREPNAQELKATGVVRMPIDLASAKVRTGSPKDDAEDMGLAVWAGLVPVRTTYGQPIGAPDLQPGTPVPAYLREFLTQRNG; from the coding sequence GTGACGAACTTCTCCAAAGAAGACCGCAACCGGGTGGTGCGCAAGCCGGAGCGCGGCCAGTACGACAAGAGCGTTATCTATCCGATCATCGACGAGGCCCTGATCTGCCACGTGGCGTTTGTGGTTGACGGGCAGCCGTACGTCATTCCGACGCTGCACGCGCGCGACGGCGACGACCTGCTGCTGCACGGCGCGTCGACCAGCCGCCTGATCGAGCATGCAGGGGCGGGCAACCCGCTCTGTGTGGCAATTACACACATGGACGCGCTGGTGCTGGCGCGCTCCATCTTCAATCACTCGGTCAACTACCGCTCGGCGGTGCTGTTCGGCCGCGGGCAGTTGGTCGAGTCGCCGGAAGAGAAGAACCGCGCGCTCGAAGCGTTCACCGAGCGACTGATGCCGGGCCGCTGGTACGATGCGCGCGAGCCGAACGCGCAGGAACTAAAGGCGACGGGCGTCGTGCGTATGCCGATCGACCTGGCGTCGGCCAAGGTGCGCACCGGCTCGCCGAAGGACGATGCGGAAGATATGGGGCTGGCGGTCTGGGCGGGGCTGGTGCCGGTGCGCACCACTTACGGCCAGCCGATCGGCGCGCCGGACCTGCAGCCGGGCACGCCAGTGCCGGCGTATTTGCGCGAATTCCTGACACAGCGCAACGGTTAG
- a CDS encoding class I SAM-dependent methyltransferase: MFAPSNIDSHYSRTDLLERIVTALRAEGKDPERLSPSDLAAIDQFHARGRAATADLARRAGLTAGTCVLDAGGGFGGAGRMLAAEFGCIVTVLDLTADYIRAGEMLTRATGQSATVTFRRGSVLAMPFDAAAFDCVFTQHVTMNIADKARFYAECRRVLRPGGRLALHDVMAGATTPVLFPVPWASGPALSFLEAPETTKGMIERAGFRLVEWVDESALAAEAFRRAAARSETPGPRPAQLLPLVFGPDAPAMAANFARNIAEGRVVVVQAVFEAMPV; encoded by the coding sequence ATGTTTGCACCATCGAATATTGACTCGCATTACAGCCGCACGGATCTGCTGGAGCGGATCGTCACGGCGCTGCGTGCCGAGGGCAAGGATCCGGAGCGCCTGTCGCCGTCCGATCTGGCGGCGATCGATCAGTTCCACGCGCGCGGTCGCGCCGCAACGGCCGACCTGGCGCGCCGGGCGGGGCTGACTGCCGGAACCTGCGTGCTGGATGCGGGCGGCGGCTTCGGCGGTGCGGGGCGCATGCTGGCCGCCGAATTTGGCTGTATCGTCACGGTGCTTGACCTCACGGCGGATTACATCCGCGCCGGCGAGATGCTGACGCGTGCGACCGGGCAGAGCGCCACGGTCACCTTCCGGCGTGGTAGCGTGCTGGCGATGCCGTTTGACGCTGCGGCGTTTGACTGCGTGTTCACGCAGCATGTGACGATGAATATTGCGGACAAGGCGCGCTTCTATGCGGAGTGCCGCCGTGTGCTGCGCCCGGGCGGCCGGCTGGCGCTGCACGACGTGATGGCGGGGGCCACGACCCCGGTGCTGTTCCCGGTGCCGTGGGCCAGCGGGCCGGCGCTTAGTTTCCTCGAAGCGCCGGAAACGACGAAGGGAATGATCGAGCGCGCCGGGTTCCGTCTGGTCGAATGGGTCGACGAATCGGCGCTGGCTGCCGAGGCGTTCCGGCGGGCGGCGGCGCGCAGCGAGACGCCCGGCCCGCGGCCGGCGCAGTTGCTGCCGCTGGTCTTCGGCCCCGACGCGCCGGCGATGGCGGCCAACTTTGCGCGCAACATCGCCGAAGGGCGCGTGGTGGTGGTGCAGGCCGTGTTCGAAGCCATGCCGGTGTAG
- a CDS encoding thiolase — protein sequence MANNIAGKVAIVGVAESDQIGIVPDRSVIQLHAEAAHNALSEAGLTTRDVDGIFTAGVSPMETAEYLGIVPKFMDGTAVGGSSFVIHVGHAAMAIAAGLCSVALITHGESGRSRIGIGGFPQGAQTIRGQFEAPFGLPSPVGAYAMACSRHMAQYGTTSEHLAQIAVSTRGWASLNPKAMYRDPLTIEDVLKSRMISWPFHLLDCCLVTDAGGAIVLTSLERARDLKTHPVVVLGRGESIDHSNISQMHDFTSGPAKVSGKLAFDMAGVRPDELDLAMIYDSFTYTVLMTAEDLGLCKPGEGGAFFAKGRTAPGGVFPVNTNGGGLSYTHPGMYGVFTIIESTRQLRHDYQDQGIRQVKDAKLAVAHGTGGVLSSAGTVILGRA from the coding sequence ATGGCAAACAACATAGCGGGGAAGGTAGCCATTGTCGGCGTGGCCGAATCGGACCAGATTGGCATCGTGCCCGACCGCTCGGTCATCCAGTTGCACGCCGAGGCGGCGCACAACGCGTTGAGCGAGGCGGGATTGACGACCCGCGACGTCGACGGCATCTTCACCGCGGGCGTCTCGCCGATGGAAACGGCCGAGTATCTCGGCATCGTGCCGAAGTTCATGGACGGCACCGCGGTCGGCGGCTCGTCGTTCGTGATTCACGTCGGGCACGCGGCGATGGCGATTGCGGCCGGGCTGTGCAGCGTGGCGCTGATCACGCACGGCGAGAGCGGCCGCTCGCGCATCGGCATCGGCGGGTTTCCGCAAGGGGCGCAGACGATACGCGGCCAGTTCGAGGCGCCGTTTGGTCTGCCGTCGCCGGTGGGCGCGTACGCGATGGCGTGCTCGCGGCACATGGCCCAGTACGGCACAACCTCCGAGCACTTGGCGCAGATCGCTGTCTCCACACGTGGCTGGGCGTCGCTGAACCCGAAGGCGATGTACCGCGATCCGCTGACGATTGAGGACGTGCTGAAGAGCCGCATGATTTCGTGGCCGTTCCACCTGCTCGACTGCTGCCTGGTGACGGACGCGGGCGGCGCGATCGTGCTGACGTCGTTGGAGCGCGCACGCGACCTGAAGACGCACCCGGTGGTGGTGCTGGGGCGCGGCGAGAGCATCGACCACTCGAACATCTCGCAGATGCACGACTTCACGTCGGGTCCGGCGAAGGTGTCGGGCAAGCTGGCGTTCGACATGGCCGGCGTGCGGCCGGACGAGCTCGACCTGGCGATGATCTACGACTCGTTCACCTACACGGTGCTAATGACGGCCGAAGACCTGGGGCTGTGCAAACCGGGCGAGGGCGGCGCGTTCTTCGCGAAGGGCCGCACCGCGCCGGGCGGCGTCTTCCCGGTCAACACCAACGGCGGCGGCCTGTCGTATACGCATCCCGGCATGTACGGCGTGTTCACCATCATCGAGTCGACGCGCCAGTTGCGGCACGACTACCAGGACCAGGGCATCCGCCAGGTGAAGGACGCCAAGCTGGCCGTGGCGCACGGCACGGGCGGCGTCCTCAGCTCGGCCGGCACCGTCATCCTCGGGCGCGCATAG
- a CDS encoding ABC transporter permease codes for MAKIYEPSVWKTVRRFLRTKPLGTFGAAIVVAFMLLALLALLGVMPYPYDEGKGADRLQGPSAAHWFGTDNLGRDMFARIEYGALISVCVGFGAISVGTGIATLIGLLSGYIGGRFDLFVQRLIDIWIAFPPLVLLITMVTIFTSVNTDPVVSIFIIAATIGSLTAAGASRVVRSAVLTIRHMPYMEAARCVGCGDWRIILRYVLPNVFAPIIILATTQLGGAILTESTLSFLGFGVRPPMPAWGSMLSGSGRQFFLVAPMLAIWPGLAISVLVFGFNMFGDALRDVLDPRLRGSR; via the coding sequence ATGGCCAAGATCTATGAGCCCAGCGTGTGGAAAACGGTGCGACGCTTCCTGCGCACCAAGCCGCTTGGCACGTTTGGGGCCGCCATTGTCGTGGCCTTCATGCTGCTGGCGCTGCTGGCACTGCTCGGGGTCATGCCATACCCGTACGACGAAGGCAAGGGCGCGGACCGCTTGCAGGGGCCGTCGGCGGCGCACTGGTTTGGCACCGACAATCTGGGCCGCGACATGTTCGCACGCATCGAGTATGGTGCGTTGATCTCGGTGTGCGTCGGGTTCGGCGCCATCTCCGTCGGCACGGGCATCGCGACGCTGATCGGCCTGCTGTCCGGCTACATTGGCGGCCGCTTCGATTTGTTCGTCCAGCGATTGATTGACATCTGGATCGCGTTCCCGCCGCTCGTGCTGCTGATCACCATGGTGACCATCTTCACCTCCGTCAACACCGACCCGGTCGTGTCGATCTTCATCATCGCGGCGACCATCGGCAGCCTCACGGCGGCGGGCGCGTCGCGCGTCGTGCGCAGCGCGGTGCTGACGATCCGGCACATGCCGTACATGGAGGCGGCGCGCTGCGTGGGCTGCGGCGACTGGCGCATCATCTTGCGTTACGTGCTGCCCAATGTGTTCGCGCCGATCATCATTCTGGCGACGACGCAACTGGGCGGCGCGATATTGACCGAGTCCACGCTGTCGTTTCTCGGCTTTGGCGTGCGGCCGCCGATGCCGGCCTGGGGCAGCATGTTGAGCGGGTCGGGCCGCCAGTTCTTCCTGGTCGCGCCGATGCTGGCGATCTGGCCCGGCCTGGCGATCAGTGTGCTGGTATTCGGTTTTAACATGTTTGGCGACGCGCTGCGCGATGTGTTGGATCCGCGACTGCGCGGATCGCGCTAG
- a CDS encoding acyl-CoA/acyl-ACP dehydrogenase produces MDFDFTSDQVMLRNTVREYLTDKCTSQFVRSMFDDQAGYSKAMWKEMADNGWLGLTFPEDNGGLGLGQVELSMILEEMGRAVLPSPYFASVVLAGAAIADAGDKAQKDKYLGGIGSGELIATMGWLEDATSWGPGAINLKAESGGGGFVLNGLKRFVPFAHVADVAIVAARTSSKPDGITLFAVDMKSQGVATTPVTNMDLTSKAAEVSFSNVRVPEENVIGDVDGGWPVLKRLLDKAAVSAAAEMLGASRKSMEMSVDYAKVRETFGQPIGTFQAIKHMAADMLVEVESSHGAVYYASWAQAAGAPDASLAASVAKAYVGDASRKVCGDSIQLHGGIGFTWEFDLHLYFKRAKYYEPMFGDADYHREQALRTLEAETK; encoded by the coding sequence ATGGACTTTGACTTCACTTCCGATCAGGTGATGCTCCGCAACACCGTGCGCGAGTATCTCACCGATAAATGCACGTCGCAGTTCGTGCGCAGCATGTTCGACGATCAGGCGGGTTACAGCAAAGCGATGTGGAAGGAGATGGCCGACAACGGCTGGCTCGGCCTGACCTTCCCGGAGGACAACGGCGGCCTGGGACTCGGCCAGGTGGAACTGTCGATGATCCTGGAGGAGATGGGCCGGGCGGTGCTGCCGAGCCCGTACTTCGCCAGCGTCGTGCTGGCCGGCGCGGCGATTGCCGACGCGGGCGACAAGGCGCAGAAGGACAAGTATCTCGGCGGCATCGGCAGCGGCGAGTTGATCGCGACGATGGGCTGGCTGGAAGATGCCACGAGCTGGGGCCCCGGCGCGATCAACCTGAAGGCCGAGTCGGGCGGCGGCGGCTTCGTCCTCAATGGCCTCAAGCGGTTTGTGCCGTTCGCGCACGTCGCCGACGTGGCGATCGTGGCGGCGCGCACGTCCAGCAAACCGGACGGCATCACGCTGTTCGCCGTGGACATGAAATCTCAGGGCGTGGCGACCACCCCGGTCACCAACATGGACTTGACCAGCAAGGCGGCCGAGGTATCGTTCTCCAACGTGCGCGTGCCGGAAGAAAACGTGATCGGCGACGTGGACGGCGGCTGGCCGGTGCTGAAGCGCCTGCTCGACAAGGCGGCCGTCAGCGCCGCCGCCGAGATGCTCGGCGCGTCGCGCAAGTCGATGGAGATGTCGGTCGACTACGCCAAGGTGCGCGAGACGTTTGGCCAGCCGATTGGCACGTTCCAGGCGATCAAGCACATGGCGGCGGACATGCTGGTCGAGGTTGAGTCGTCGCACGGCGCGGTTTACTACGCGTCGTGGGCGCAGGCGGCCGGCGCGCCCGACGCGTCGCTGGCGGCCTCGGTGGCCAAGGCGTATGTGGGCGACGCGTCGCGCAAGGTGTGCGGCGACTCGATCCAGTTGCACGGCGGCATCGGCTTTACGTGGGAGTTCGACCTGCACCTGTACTTCAAGCGGGCGAAGTACTACGAGCCGATGTTTGGCGACGCGGACTACCACCGCGAGCAGGCGCTGCGCACGCTGGAAGCCGAGACCAAGTAA
- a CDS encoding SDR family NAD(P)-dependent oxidoreductase, giving the protein MGRLDGKVALVTGGGGGIGRGICKMLAKEGAAVVVNDLGVSVSGEGGDAGPAQKVAEEIQAEGRRAIFDTTNVTSYEGVGAMIERTVRELGSIDIVVNTAGILRDRMIFNMSEAEWDAVIAVHLKGTFNICRHASSRFREQKWGRFINFASVSAWGSPGQPNYGAAKHAIIGFTLALANSMAKSNCTANAIAPGFVATRMTDNTPRGQAVMQQTGKPMSEQFKGTENDPDALAPMIAYLATPEAAYINGAVLGVQGYAWHLYSHAEALRILQADHKFAHDELWALGPQTLGAGLTPPPMPPKPGETPAPRRTQVLQNDAASWKEIAPGVKYWQWNEYYETKRA; this is encoded by the coding sequence ATGGGCAGACTCGACGGGAAAGTGGCCTTGGTCACCGGCGGCGGCGGCGGCATTGGCCGCGGCATCTGCAAGATGCTGGCGAAGGAAGGCGCGGCGGTCGTCGTCAACGACCTCGGCGTCAGCGTTTCGGGCGAGGGCGGCGACGCCGGCCCGGCCCAGAAGGTCGCCGAGGAGATCCAGGCCGAAGGCAGGCGCGCCATCTTCGACACGACGAACGTGACGAGCTACGAGGGCGTCGGCGCGATGATCGAACGCACCGTGCGCGAACTCGGCAGCATCGACATCGTGGTCAACACGGCCGGCATTCTGCGCGACCGGATGATCTTCAACATGAGCGAGGCTGAGTGGGATGCGGTCATCGCCGTGCACCTCAAAGGCACCTTCAACATCTGCCGGCACGCCTCGTCGCGCTTCCGCGAGCAGAAGTGGGGCCGTTTCATCAATTTCGCCTCGGTGTCGGCCTGGGGCAGCCCCGGCCAGCCGAACTACGGCGCGGCCAAGCACGCCATCATCGGGTTCACGCTGGCGCTCGCCAACTCGATGGCCAAGAGCAACTGCACGGCCAACGCGATTGCACCGGGCTTCGTGGCGACGCGCATGACCGACAACACCCCGCGCGGCCAGGCGGTCATGCAGCAGACCGGCAAGCCGATGAGCGAGCAGTTCAAGGGCACCGAGAACGACCCCGACGCGCTGGCCCCGATGATCGCTTACCTGGCGACGCCCGAAGCGGCGTACATCAACGGCGCGGTGCTCGGCGTGCAGGGCTACGCGTGGCACCTCTACTCGCATGCCGAGGCATTGCGCATCCTGCAGGCCGACCACAAGTTCGCGCATGACGAGCTCTGGGCGCTGGGCCCGCAGACGCTGGGCGCGGGCCTGACGCCGCCGCCGATGCCGCCCAAGCCGGGCGAGACACCGGCCCCGCGCCGCACTCAGGTGCTGCAGAACGATGCGGCGTCGTGGAAAGAGATCGCCCCCGGCGTGAAGTACTGGCAGTGGAATGAATACTACGAGACCAAGCGCGCCTAG
- a CDS encoding SDR family oxidoreductase produces MGKLDGKVALVTGAGRGIGRGVAKALASEGCAVIVNDLGVSLSGEGQDASPAQQVVNEISAAGGKAAANYGNVAKYDEAAAMIQQAVDAFGRIDIVVNVAGILRDRMIFNMSEAEWDSVIAVHLKGTFNVCRHASSRFREQKSGRFINFSSSSGFGAPGQPNYAAGKSGILGLTWVLANSMRTSNCTANAILPGAWTRMIDSIPRMAQRVMSETGKMPSETAIGTEHDPDNIAPLIAFLASDAAENISGQCFAASGYQYALISQPQVVKTIRAENGWTVDLLAQVMPKTFGAGLKIPVAKEDGTVEQVGLNMHRGDLPADAYKEIAPGVKYWSIPLPPYGETR; encoded by the coding sequence ATGGGCAAACTGGATGGCAAAGTAGCACTCGTCACCGGCGCCGGGCGCGGCATTGGCCGCGGCGTGGCCAAGGCGCTGGCCTCGGAAGGCTGCGCCGTGATCGTGAACGACCTGGGCGTATCGCTGTCGGGCGAGGGGCAGGACGCGTCGCCCGCGCAGCAGGTCGTCAATGAGATCAGTGCGGCGGGCGGCAAGGCGGCCGCGAACTACGGCAACGTCGCCAAGTACGACGAAGCGGCGGCGATGATCCAGCAGGCGGTCGACGCGTTCGGCAGGATCGACATTGTCGTGAACGTGGCCGGCATCCTGCGCGACCGGATGATCTTCAACATGAGCGAGGCCGAGTGGGATTCAGTCATCGCCGTGCACCTGAAAGGCACGTTCAACGTCTGCCGGCACGCGTCGTCGCGCTTCCGCGAGCAGAAGTCGGGCCGTTTCATCAACTTCTCGTCGTCGTCGGGTTTCGGCGCGCCGGGCCAGCCGAACTACGCGGCGGGCAAGTCGGGCATCCTGGGCCTGACCTGGGTGCTGGCGAACTCGATGCGCACGTCGAACTGCACGGCCAATGCGATCCTGCCGGGTGCATGGACGCGCATGATCGACTCGATCCCGCGCATGGCGCAGCGCGTCATGTCCGAGACGGGCAAGATGCCGAGCGAGACGGCGATCGGCACCGAGCACGATCCGGATAACATCGCGCCGCTGATCGCCTTCCTGGCGAGCGACGCGGCCGAGAATATCAGCGGCCAGTGCTTCGCAGCGTCGGGCTACCAGTACGCGCTGATCTCGCAGCCGCAGGTCGTCAAGACGATCCGCGCCGAGAACGGCTGGACGGTCGACTTGCTGGCGCAGGTGATGCCGAAGACGTTCGGCGCCGGCCTCAAGATTCCAGTGGCGAAGGAAGACGGCACGGTCGAGCAGGTCGGGTTGAACATGCACCGCGGCGATCTACCGGCTGATGCTTACAAGGAGATTGCGCCAGGCGTGAAGTACTGGAGTATTCCGCTCCCGCCGTACGGCGAAACACGGTAA
- a CDS encoding MaoC family dehydratase, with protein sequence MENFEVNSVEEMKKYIGQETGLGDWVLITQEMVNKFADATGDHQFIHVDPERASKTMFGGTIAHGYFTLSMLAGFLGQNVTGMKSKLPGAKMGVNYGLNKVRFIAPVPVGKRIRVHRKLMSIEEDPNKRWVQVTSESTVEVEGVDRPAMIAETLGRTYF encoded by the coding sequence ATGGAAAACTTTGAAGTCAACTCTGTTGAGGAGATGAAGAAGTATATCGGGCAGGAGACCGGCCTGGGCGACTGGGTGTTGATCACCCAGGAGATGGTCAACAAATTCGCGGACGCGACCGGCGACCACCAGTTCATCCACGTGGACCCGGAGCGCGCGAGCAAGACGATGTTCGGCGGCACCATCGCGCACGGCTACTTCACGCTGTCGATGCTGGCCGGCTTTCTGGGCCAGAACGTGACCGGCATGAAGTCCAAGCTGCCCGGCGCGAAAATGGGCGTGAATTACGGCCTGAACAAGGTGCGCTTCATCGCGCCGGTGCCGGTCGGCAAACGCATTCGCGTACACCGCAAGCTGATGTCGATCGAGGAAGACCCGAACAAGCGCTGGGTGCAGGTGACGAGCGAGAGCACCGTCGAGGTGGAAGGTGTGGACCGCCCGGCGATGATCGCCGAGACGCTGGGGCGGACCTACTTCTAG
- a CDS encoding acyl-CoA dehydrogenase family protein, whose product MDLSFTQEDIAFRARVRKWFEENLPKDELKSLDERVAWHRKLYAAGYVGMGWPKEYGGQDARPMEQAIVQDEMARVNAPSTVNGLGLSIVGPTIIHHGTPEQKSRFLRKIMNAEEIWCQLFSEPNAGSDLAALKCRADDKGDHWEINGQKVWTSGGFIADWGILLARTDQNVPKHQGISFFLINMRQPGIDVRPLKQITGGSEFCEVFFTKSRVEKDHLIGKLNQGWQIAQTTLGFERGAGTLNRVTTYLMSLRRLVDVCRSLKVNGHTAIEDAAVRQKIGRAYVELEVMRYAGLRILSRLEKGQRPGPESSIAKLYYSEYDKRYHHWVMEILGPYGNLLEGTPAAYAEETGSGASGRHGVWGVDFLQSFGPTIYAGSSQIQKNIIGERVLGLPKEVRTDRIEIAKQKGG is encoded by the coding sequence GTGGATCTGAGCTTTACCCAAGAAGACATTGCGTTTCGCGCGCGTGTCCGGAAGTGGTTCGAAGAGAACCTGCCGAAAGATGAGCTGAAGTCCCTTGACGAGCGTGTGGCGTGGCACCGCAAGCTGTACGCGGCCGGCTACGTCGGCATGGGCTGGCCGAAGGAGTACGGCGGCCAGGATGCGCGCCCGATGGAGCAGGCGATCGTGCAGGACGAGATGGCGCGCGTGAATGCGCCGTCGACCGTGAACGGCCTGGGCCTGTCCATCGTCGGCCCGACGATCATCCATCACGGCACGCCGGAGCAGAAATCGCGCTTCCTCAGGAAGATCATGAACGCCGAGGAGATCTGGTGCCAGTTGTTCTCGGAGCCGAATGCCGGTTCGGACCTGGCGGCGCTGAAATGCCGCGCCGACGACAAGGGCGATCACTGGGAGATCAACGGCCAGAAGGTGTGGACCTCGGGCGGCTTCATCGCCGACTGGGGTATCCTGCTGGCACGCACCGACCAGAACGTGCCGAAGCACCAGGGCATCTCATTCTTCCTGATCAACATGCGCCAGCCGGGCATCGACGTGCGACCGCTGAAGCAGATCACCGGCGGCTCGGAGTTCTGCGAAGTCTTCTTTACGAAGTCGCGCGTCGAGAAGGATCATCTGATTGGAAAGTTGAACCAGGGCTGGCAGATCGCGCAGACCACGCTCGGTTTCGAGCGCGGCGCCGGCACGCTGAACCGCGTGACGACCTACCTGATGTCGCTGCGCCGTCTGGTCGATGTGTGCCGTTCCCTGAAGGTGAACGGCCACACGGCGATTGAGGACGCGGCGGTGCGCCAGAAGATCGGGCGCGCGTACGTCGAGTTGGAAGTGATGCGCTATGCCGGCCTGCGCATCCTGTCGCGGTTGGAGAAGGGCCAGCGGCCCGGCCCCGAATCGTCGATTGCGAAGCTGTATTACAGCGAGTACGACAAGCGGTACCATCACTGGGTGATGGAGATTCTCGGCCCGTATGGCAACCTGCTCGAAGGCACGCCGGCGGCCTATGCCGAGGAAACGGGCAGCGGCGCCTCCGGCCGGCACGGCGTCTGGGGCGTGGACTTCCTGCAGTCGTTCGGACCCACGATCTACGCCGGTTCGTCGCAGATCCAGAAGAACATCATCGGTGAGCGCGTGCTCGGTCTGCCGAAGGAAGTGCGCACCGACCGTATCGAGATCGCCAAGCAGAAGGGCGGCTAG